A window of Plodia interpunctella isolate USDA-ARS_2022_Savannah chromosome 3, ilPloInte3.2, whole genome shotgun sequence genomic DNA:
agtaacaaaaaagtaaaataggtTTATTTGAATGTGAATTGAATAACTGATTCCTTTTGAgtctattgtaaaaataacggAATTTTTATCGTGTCAAATCGACTTTATGCAGAATTCGGGGACGTATTCAGCATATTTGGCCAGGTGGCCGCCTGATATGGTGAGGAGAGACGTTTGTGGTTTATATGGCGTCCGTAATATTGAATACTTAAATCGTCACTCACTTAACAAGTTATGGTATTTAGGATAAGTAGGTTTCTGAATCTAATGATACTGTACTACTGTGTAATAGGGCGTAATAAATGAATCATATCATACATATACTGCGTGACGTATTATTAGATGGAACAACGAAGTACATACTTCGCGTGGCAATAAGTAGCCTCGACGGCTTTAATGCTCGCCGCGAAGCTCAGTCCgcttaaatatttcaatgaacCCCAGCCTTTATTTACTTGCACGGAAGCCAAAAGTCGATACCGATATCTCGATCaatatatgtagtttaaaggcatttgacatggCCCGACGAGTGTCAGCAATACTCACTACAAACGGTGCAGGCGATCTCGTCACTGTTGTCTCCGCAGCCATCGCGGCCCGAGCACGCCACCGCGGTGCTCCGACACCGGCCGTTCCCGCACCGCAACGGGCAGAAGTCTGCCGCTCGCCATCtggacaaacaaacatgatGAAAATGCACAATAACCGAATTATGAGGACTTTGTGGGCATTAGCTGGTCGTATACTATCAGCAAACAGCAACTTTGGTAGATTCGACATACTGGAAAAATCTCTTGCCACTAGACGCGGTAAGTACCTAGTCGCAAAAATCATGTCCGGcgagttgaataaaatctgacgccAGTTAGCAAATAATACAcacgaaaagaagaagaactgGAAAAAAGTTCGGCCTCGCATAAAAGTGTATCGCCCACCCCATCTgggtacataaaaaatatcaacattgCTACTTTGTAGTACTAAAAATGGTTACATAGAGTGCAGGCCAAATATTTGGCTAAAGTGTAGGTTGCACGTGTGCCGGTTACGAAATGTTTGTACCTTACATTAGATTTATTATGCTTTGTATGACATCGTGAGAATAGTAAAGGgacttttaaatttacatatagaAATGAGAACAAGTATCTACTTAGGTAGTCTCCGTTACTTGAGTTAATTTTAATCCGAAAATTTTAAGACCCCCATTTGTTATCTAATTGGCATCTCTGAAAAAGCCTGTACCTGCACTATGGAAAGCGTcaatagacttagttttaagtaaattttttacaagcttttatagtGACGTCctaaaaaaattagaattagAATTTATACCTTGACTGTTCATTGCAGAGGTGTGGCGGCTCGTCCGACCCGTCCTTGCAGGACACGATGGCGTTGCAGAACTCAAACTCGGGCAAGCACTCGCCAGAGTTGCATCTGAACGTGTGTCTTGGACATCTGGAAATTAAAACACGTGGATTACAATGTGTAACTCACGGTATTGGACTGTACAAAGTGTCATAAGTtcacgcgaagatgagagagagagtaatTATCAAAAAGAAAGTCCCTACCCTCTGCGCCTGGTCGTCTGGCAGTTCCTCTCGTCCTCCCCTCCCGGACACTGCAAGGTGCCGTCACACCTCGCCGCTCGAGACACGCACATAGACCCTGGTCCTCCGCAGCGGAACGCATGCATTGGACACCGCTCACCAGTGCCATCTGAAgaaagcataaataaatatattacgagcATATAATAGTCAGGCATATAATTCGGGCCAACTTGAGCTATAAAACAGCAGCTCTACCGCTAGCTTTTCTGATAATTTTGATAGGAGGCAAGATTTACTTAGCAAACGCAGCATCACAAATTCTAAAACTTTGACCAATCGTTCGATGCTCTTCAACagatagtataatttattgatttgcgTGAAATTACAGCATCATTCAAATAGAAagattaaataatagaatagcCACAACCAGACCCGATCACGGTTGAAATTAAGAGAAAGCaaagagaaaaagaaacaGGTGCAATGAAAGGAATCAGTGCATGGACAGTACCGACCTTTACTACCTTGACATTTCTCATCGGAGCCGTCGGGGCAGTCTTTGCGGCCGTCACAGACAAAGTACCAACTGATGCACGTGCCCGTCGATCGACACTGGAAAATAGATTAGAAGTTGATATAATTCGTCGAAAAATCAATATCTGAAGATGCTCAGTGACTTAAGGAACTTCGTCCAAACGAAGTAACTATCACAATAATATCTTTAATGTTAGTGAATCGAAGTAGGTACCAGGAACTATCATATAAGTGGCAATAGGCTTTTATCGTGATTGTAAGACATATAAAGTGTACTGcggtaatttaaaattttgtaaataataataatgagtcCATCAACTGTCTAGAATATCAAGTGTTTGATTGAATTATgaagcttttttatttgttcaacaaTTATTTCAGATCATTAAGATAACTGGATACAGGTGCAATGCGAAATGAAATAGCGAAAAAACCTGAAGAATTTttcgtattaataatatttcaagatAACTTACTATAAAATACCGTAATTAGAAGTAgctactaaatatataatctataaattttatacattctaAAAACTAATTCcataatactaaaaataacctGGAAGGTTCCTGGTAAGCAGCCCCTGTTCCTGGCCGAGCAGGCAGATGTGGAATTAGTGCGGTATGCGCAGTCGCATCGCTTGTTGAGACATCGGGTGTGAGGGTCCACTGACTGGCACTGAGAGTCGGTCACGCACACCATACCGAGGGAAGCCGGACCAAGGTCCGTTACGGGAATGTCGGTGCGAATACGATGCttttctgaaattaaaaatacttatttataggtacaatttcttcttcatagtcgtattcctcatggctgggAGTTGTGGACACTATTAAGAGTACCAGAGAcctagtacaaaataatattaatttaggtaCCTTTAAGTGAAGATTTCTTTTGATGTCCCGTTTTATATGGTTTGCTCTGATCCTTTGTTCcagactttttattatttttcttgtcaaCTGTAGGTTGAGTTACCACTCTGTATACTGGTTGATCGTTTGCGTGTAAGTTAGCTGTTAGATCATCAACACTTATAAGTATATCATT
This region includes:
- the ImpE1 gene encoding low-density lipoprotein receptor-related protein 2 isoform X1; the encoded protein is MIKSGPLMLLPLLIIVNNALKVQGASDSLGSQCRSNSECGVAKSLCQKGVCRCEPYYAQVDNTTCIESTLLGSECIVSEQCTLKVAYSACLDGVCRCTDGHLQFRKHTCLSPAPPGHVCYSNEHCRLWEKESHCEFVIPNLFGRCACNTYFQQTGDRCITQKMPTEAVVAEQETMDTMPGTISSIQYKVNNKSPVTINQDSKDLYGSPLTIIDEDGLQPSKLPMFTNKNELSTQEDSPLMQAVMKVPTVEPGKRLPVANRKDGEPNDILISVDDLTANLHANDQPVYRVVTQPTVDKKNNKKSGTKDQSKPYKTGHQKKSSLKEKHRIRTDIPVTDLGPASLGMVCVTDSQCQSVDPHTRCLNKRCDCAYRTNSTSACSARNRGCLPGTFQCRSTGTCISWYFVCDGRKDCPDGSDEKCQGSKDGTGERCPMHAFRCGGPGSMCVSRAARCDGTLQCPGGEDERNCQTTRRRGCPRHTFRCNSGECLPEFEFCNAIVSCKDGSDEPPHLCNEQSRWRAADFCPLRCGNGRCRSTAVACSGRDGCGDNSDEIACTVCRCPAPSQSP
- the ImpE1 gene encoding serine protease nudel isoform X2, giving the protein MIKSGPLMLLPLLIIVNNALKVQGASDSLGSQCRSNSECGVAKSLCQKGVCRCEPYYAQVDNTTCIESTLLGSECIVSEQCTLKVAYSACLDGVCRCTDGHLQFRKHTCLSPAPPGHVCYSNEHCRLWEKESHCEFVIPNLFGRCACNTYFQQTGDRCITQKMPTEAVVAEQETMDTMPGTISSIQYKVNNKSPVTINQDSKDLYGSPLTIIDEDGLQPSKLPMFTNKNELSTQEDSPLMQAVMKVPTVEPGKRLPVANRKDGEPNDILISVDDLTANLHANDQPVYRVVTQPTVDKKNNKKSGTKDQSKPYKTGHQKKSSLKEKHRIRTDIPVTDLGPASLGMVCVTDSQCQSVDPHTRCLNKRCDCAYRTNSTSACSARNRGCLPGTFQCRSTGTCISWYFVCDGRKDCPDGSDEKCQDGTGERCPMHAFRCGGPGSMCVSRAARCDGTLQCPGGEDERNCQTTRRRGCPRHTFRCNSGECLPEFEFCNAIVSCKDGSDEPPHLCNEQSRWRAADFCPLRCGNGRCRSTAVACSGRDGCGDNSDEIACTVCRCPAPSQSP